The region GACTTACTTTAACATACCAGAACCATTCATGAGTCTTGAGTGTTTGTATGATTGAGATGTAGCAGAAAATGATAGTTGCAAGAGGTATTAGAAACCCAAAGATAGCTAAAGAAATGTAGTAGTAGAACTGGAAGGCTGATACAGTTTCACAGGCGTTGTGCACGTCGTGACAGGTGAAAATGTCCAGTTGTTTCACATAATAGCTCTGCTTCATGATGCAAAGCGGCAGCATGTACAGGAAGACGATGGTCCACACGGTAGCGCAGACGGCGGTGGCGTAGGCGCGCTTGGGCAGCCTCTTGTAGGCGAAGGGGTGGACGATGGCCACGTACCGGCTGATGCTGATGCACGTGAGCAGCAGAATGGAGCAGTACATGTTGCCGTAAAACACGGCGGTTGTAGTTCGACACATCATCTCACCAAAAATCCAGTTGTTTCCGTTGAGGTGATATGCTATTTTGAATGGCAATATGATGCAGAACAGCAGGTCTGAAACAGCTAAGTTTGTGTAGAGGATGGCAGTACACACGGATCGGATTCGGAAGAGCAGCATCCACAGAATAACGGCATTAGATGGCACCCCTAACAAAACAGCGCCGAGGTAGACGGCAGGTATTAGCTTGGTGCTCAGAGAACTGGTCAGGTACTCCAACGTCGTGTTGTTAACGTCTGTTAAAATCGAGTCATTTGGCTTTTTTGAAGAGCATTTGTGCTCCCTGCTACGAACGGTCGTGGTCTCCCCTTCTATAGCGTAAGGGGGAATATAGTCATAGTCTCTTGCCGAAATGCCACGAAAAGTCTTGATAAGAGACACTGTTTGAATTGCAGAGCTATTCGGGGAAGATTCTGAAGCttggaaaaaagttaaaattgttAGAATAGGCATACTACTGGATTATCAGTATAATCAGCCTCAGGTAAGGAGAAAGGTAAATCTTTCCATGTGAGAAGCAGTTTATATGTAGAAGACTTGGAGTTCTGCTTTAGGTGCTTATACCAAATGTGCTCAAGGAcaatcttcactttttttttccccccttggtCATCTAATGCCCAACCCTGAAAATTTTGTAtgaatttaatattaaactagattttctgcatttcaaatgttttcagtaatCTTTACTGGCAAAGTTATTGAAGGCATCTGTAATATTACCACCTGCAGAGGATTTTGCCA is a window of Rhea pennata isolate bPtePen1 chromosome Z, bPtePen1.pri, whole genome shotgun sequence DNA encoding:
- the F2RL2 gene encoding proteinase-activated receptor 3, encoding MKILVLTGLFSLTSSLFTAASESSPNSSAIQTVSLIKTFRGISARDYDYIPPYAIEGETTTVRSREHKCSSKKPNDSILTDVNNTTLEYLTSSLSTKLIPAVYLGAVLLGVPSNAVILWMLLFRIRSVCTAILYTNLAVSDLLFCIILPFKIAYHLNGNNWIFGEMMCRTTTAVFYGNMYCSILLLTCISISRYVAIVHPFAYKRLPKRAYATAVCATVWTIVFLYMLPLCIMKQSYYVKQLDIFTCHDVHNACETVSAFQFYYYISLAIFGFLIPLATIIFCYISIIQTLKTHEWFWYVKVSLLILTIFAICFVPSNIILIVHHINYYYYNTDRLYSFYLIALCLSSLNSCLDPFLYFLMSKIRSQSNIYLTMVKVSREK